A single Ketogulonicigenium vulgare WSH-001 DNA region contains:
- a CDS encoding NifU family protein, with product MFIQTESTPNPATLKFLPGQQVLELGTADFPSAEAATTSPLAKRLFAVDGVTGVFLGYDFITVTKTDNLEWPHLKPAVLGAIMEHFQSGQPVMEGEAVSAHRAHDGEDGAIVEQIKELLDTRVRPAVAQDGGDITFHGFDRGVVYLHMQGSCAGCPSSTLTLKMGIENLLRHYIPEVLEVRPVAA from the coding sequence ATGTTCATCCAAACCGAATCGACCCCGAATCCCGCGACATTGAAATTCCTGCCGGGCCAGCAAGTGCTGGAACTTGGCACGGCTGATTTCCCCTCGGCCGAGGCGGCCACGACCTCGCCGCTGGCCAAACGGCTTTTCGCGGTGGATGGCGTCACTGGCGTCTTCCTTGGCTATGATTTCATCACCGTCACCAAGACGGATAATCTGGAATGGCCGCACCTGAAGCCCGCCGTACTTGGCGCGATCATGGAACATTTCCAATCCGGCCAACCCGTGATGGAAGGCGAGGCGGTTTCCGCCCACCGCGCGCATGACGGCGAAGACGGCGCGATTGTCGAGCAGATCAAAGAGCTGCTGGATACCCGCGTGCGCCCGGCTGTGGCACAAGATGGCGGCGATATCACCTTCCACGGCTTTGATCGCGGTGTGGTCTATCTGCATATGCAGGGCTCGTGCGCGGGCTGCCCCTCCTCGACCCTGACGCTGAAAATGGGCATCGAGAATCTGCTGCGCCATTACATCCCCGAAGTTCTGGAAGTGCGGCCCGTTGCGGCCTGA